One genomic window of Corticium candelabrum chromosome 21, ooCorCand1.1, whole genome shotgun sequence includes the following:
- the LOC134196710 gene encoding uncharacterized protein LOC134196710, with the protein MWTLRLIATRILILTAWFVIETKTNTCDRNPGISISKNGTVSLSFCGDLVLQAGRESDEQRTGGVKILDSPLITSWHQLKGEKGEPGGVSSNRLDQLENKLEVLATSLESSITNTLLELDFDCGHDSYGKSTGELCYEGADGFKAILTADESDGNYGGLANGVHITNTAYGNRKVGTSDFVLGANNDWINGDNARYNDHSSGIVARFSHGATSVRFADTDDDGTVKILYAFDQCGKLIGQTAAGSRKTFSIDTTATGGNLIFSIEFDTLPNNNGGSNDGTYFTIDDLVVTGKVNNDTVRTRCLLPPCGCDCDRNRTLIRLNFNDGRDSFGRSHGELIFKGSNGFTVLFTDDDSNGNRGNMAKGAHISNLNYGNKKVNTKDLVLGAYNSPYSMTTDNYHSSGIVARFSHGVTTVGFDDTDDDSTTKSLYAFDEFGNQIAATSPGTQIPFSVDTAATGGKLIYAVEFDTLPGTAGGSTDGTVFTIDNFYVLASLNCGENQRRRRYVSSPSDFLLVDFRQLLFLDFNSGADHTGRSQGDLVFYGDDNFQVMFTDDDSAGATGGNADGVHISNEDYGSDKQGTDDLVLGAYNTYTGSYNYHTSGIVALFSHGVFRVSLEDTDDDGTLKTLFAFDEFDEQIGKTAAGAQKVFRIDTTMTGGKLIFGVEFDTQVESDGGSNDGTFFTIDNFRVEGTASEETARSHY; encoded by the exons ATGTGGACACTCCGTCTCATTGCGACACGAATTCTGATTCTAACAGCTTG GTTTGTCAttgagacaaagacaaacacgtGCGATCGAAACCCAGGCATTTCCATTTCTAAGAACGGGACGGtttctctgtctttttgtGGTGATCTGGTGCTGCAAGCGGGTAGAGAGTCCGATGAACAACGCACTGGTGGTGTAAAGATACTAGACAGCCCTCTGATCACGAGCTGGCACCAGTTAAAG GGTGAGAAGGGTGAACCCGGAGGAGTGTCATCCAACCGCCTGGACCAACTCGAGAACAAACTTGAAGTGCTAGCGACAAGCCTCGAGTCTTCGATCACGAACACTCTCCTCGAATTGGATTTCGACTGTGGACACGATTCGTACGGTAAGTCGACGGGCGAGCTGTGCTACGAAGGAGCCGACGGCTTCAAGGCGATCCTCACTGCGGACGAATCCGACGGAAACTATGGCGGACTCGCTAATGGCGTGCACATCACCAACACCGCCTACGGAAACCGCAAAGTGGGCACCTCCGATTTCGTCTTAGGCGCCAACAACGACTGGATAAATGGCGATAATGCTAGATACAACGACCACAGCAGCGGAATCGTCGCCAGGTTTAGCCACGGAGCAACGTCGGTGCGATTTGCCGACACCGACGACGACGGCACCGTCAAGATTCTCTACGCATTCGATCAGTGCGGCAAGCTCATCGGTCAGACGGCAGCCGGGAGTCGCAAGACATTCTCGATAGACACGACGGCGACCGGCGGCAACCTCATATTTTCCATCGAGTTCGACACACTGCCCAACAACAATGGTGGTTCTAATGACGGAACATACTTTACAATAGACGATCTCGTCGTCACTGGGAAGGTAAACAACGACACGGTGAGGACCAGATGTCTTTTGCCACCGTGCGGATGCGACTGCGACAGGAACAGGACACTTATTCGATTGAACTTTAACGACGGAAGAGACAGTTTTGGTCGCAGCCACGGCGAGTTGATATTCAAGGGTTCTAACGGTTTCACGGTTTTGTTCACGGACGACGATTCGAATGGAAATCGCGGCAATATGGCTAAGGGCGCTCACATTTCGAACCTAAACTATGGAAACAAGAAGGTGAATACCAAAGATTTAGTGTTAGGAGCGTACAACTCGCCCTACAGTATGACCACTGACAACTATCACAGCTCGGGCATCGTAGCGCGCTTTAGTCACGGTGTCACGACGGTCGGCTTTGACGACACCGACGATGACAGCACGACCAAGTCTCTCTACGCGTTCGATGAGTTTGGAAACCAGATTGCGGCCACGTCGCCCGGAACGCAGATACCGTTTAGTGTCGACACCGCGGCGACCGGCGGGAAGTTGATCTACGCCGTCGAGTTCGATACTCTCCCGGGAACGGCGGGCGGATCCACCGACGGTACCGTCTTTACAATCGACAATTTCTACGTTTTGGCATCATTGAACTGCGGAGAGAATCAGCGACGCCGTCGCTACGTCTCGTCTCCGTCGGACTTTCTCCTCGTCGACTTCCGTCAGCTCTTGTTTCTAGACTTTAACAGCGGAGCCGACCATACCGGTCGCAGCCAGGGCGACTTGGTCTTCTACGGGGATGACAATTTTCAGGTAATGTTTACGGATGACGACTCCGCAGGCGCCACGGGTGGAAACGCCGACGGCGTGCACATATCGAATGAAGACTACGGCTCGGACAAACAAGGAACAGACGACTTGGTGTTGGGAGCTTACAACACCTACACGGGGTCGTACAATTACCACACGAGTGGGATAGTGGCTCTTTTCAGCCACGGAGTGTTCCGTGTTTCTCTGGAGGACACGGACGACGATGGCACACTGAAAACGTTGTTTGCGTTTGACGAGTTTGATGAACAGATTGGAAAGACGGCGGCTGGAGCTCAAAAGGTGTTCCGTATCGATACAACCATGACGGGTGGGAAACTCATTTTTGGAGTCGAGTTTGATACTCAAGTGGAAAGTGACGGAGGGTCAAACGACGGGACATTTTTTACTATAGACAATTTTAGAGTGGAGGGCACTGCTTCAGAAGAAACAGCACGCAGTCACTACTGA
- the LOC134196928 gene encoding uncharacterized protein LOC134196928, whose amino-acid sequence MSAHDVCSIFVYGTLRPDDDTGASWKHGFLDGTVQRKAILPNAALFFDSYPCVVLQMPGTSVVGYVVSCQRKSDFAAKLRLGDEIEDCPSIYERDVVEVRLVDEESTMKAFVYHRKACKRDTPIASGDWLDREGVSLNPGLYSMVLPVLKDK is encoded by the exons ATGTCGGCACATGATGTGTGTAGTATTTTCGTTTACGGAACGTTGCGGCCTGACGACGACACGGGTGCTTCTTGGAAACATGGATTTCTAGACGGCACCGTGCAGAGAAAGGCGATCCTACCTAACGCGGCTCTTTTCTTTGATTCGTACCCATGTGTTGTTCTTCAG ATGCCAGGGACTTCTGTTGTCGGTTACGTTGTTTCCTGTCAACGGAAATCAGACTTTGCCGCTAAACTTCGACTCGGTGACGAGATCGAGGACTGTCCATCGATCTATGAGCGAGACGTCGTCGAGGTGCGCTTAGTGGACGAAGAAAGCACGATGAAAGCGTTCGTATACCACAGGAAGGCGTGCAAACGAGACACACCCATTGCGAGTGGTGATTGGTTGGACAGAGAAGGCGTCAGCTTGAATCCCGGCTTGTACTCAATGGTTCTTCCAGTTTTAAAGGACAAATGA
- the LOC134196927 gene encoding mannose-6-phosphate isomerase-like has product MGTHPKAPSRIITPHVPEQLLADWISSNLWALGDNVSHQFNSEMPFLFKVLSVNKALSIQAHPTKQHAERLHAQDPTHYPDSNHKPEMALALTPFEGLCGFRPLEETALFVKTIPELKVVIGSELGDDLIARVESGCDKESMMVAVQTCFSHLMHCPSDVVESQLQRLVHRLEKNTEDADMYDRSLGDLLLRLNGQFPGDVGCFCIYFFNHVTLQPGQAMFLGPNIPHAYLSGDCIECMACSDNVVRAGLTPKFKDKDVLCSMLDYTPTPAQDRIFLPTRSDDGKAEIFDPPVPDFSVAKYDLRDVDERDYTLTLPGVDGPSICIVIHGDGQIVDDNRDGGVLEVRRGSIVFIAAGTVVMLRKTNELLLFRAFTNGQ; this is encoded by the exons ATGGGTACACATCCCAAAGCACCATCTCGAATCATAACTCCTCACGTTCCCGAGCAGCTGCTTGCCGACTGGATCTCTTCAAATCTCTGGGCACTCGGCGACAACGTATCTCATCAATTCAACAGCGAAATGCCCTTTCTCTTCAAAGTCCTCTCAGTCAACAAGGCCCTTTCCATTCAAGCTCATCCCACCAAGCAACATGCAGAACGACTACACGCTCAAGACCCAACACACTACCCTGATTCAAATCACAAACCAGAAATGGCGCTGGCACTAACACCATTCGAAGGACTGTGTGGATTCCGACCACTCGAGGAAACGGCATTGTTTGTGAAGACGATTCCCGAGCTGAAAGTCGTTATTGGGAGCGAACTGGGCGATGACCTGATCGCGCGAGTCGAATCCGGTTGTGACAAGGAATCGATGATGGTGGCCGTACAGACGTGTTTCTCCCATCTAATGCACTGCCCGTCCGATGTGGTGGAGAGTCAATTGCAACGACTCGTGCACAGGCTCGAGAAGAATACTgaag ATGCTGACATGTATGATCGATCTCTGGGTGACCTACTGCTCAGATTGAACGGCCAATTTCCAGGCGACGTTGGCTGCTTTTGCATCTACTTCTTCAATCATGTTACGTTGCAACCCGGTCAGGCCATGTTCCTCGGACCAAACATCCCTCATGCGTACCTATCAGGAG ACTGCATTGAATGCATGGCTTGCAGTGACAACGTCGTGAGGGCTGGTCTTACTCCAAAATTCAAGGACAAAGATGTACTCTGTAGCATGCTTGACTACACACCGACACCCGCACAAGATCGCATCTTTCTCCCTACACGGTCTGATGATGGGAAAGCAGAGATATTTGACCCACCGGTTCCTGACTTTTCGGTAGCGAAGTACGACTTGCGTGATGTCGACGAGAGAGACTACACGTTGACGTTGCCTGGTGTTGATGGTCCTAGTATTTGTATTGTAATTCATGGTGATGGACAAATAGTGGATGACAACAGGGATGGTGGTGTTCTGGAGGTACGAAGGGGGAGTATCGTTTTCATTGCTGCTGGTACTGTTGTGATGTTAAGGAAAACAAACGAGTTGCTGCTGTTCAGAGCATTTACAAATGGACAATAG
- the LOC134196929 gene encoding biogenesis of lysosome-related organelles complex 1 subunit 1-like, with protein sequence MLARALKEHNTKQAELKTLQEKRRKEAVAAADSVARELVDSLNIGVEKAYQNQKKLDSEAKCLQMHASRFIRQAQQWLAMVEGFNQALKELGDVENWARTIESDMRDIAAGLEHAYKGEVSSTTLESDSLSSQTSLKHQKEFL encoded by the exons ATGTTAGCACGAGCCTTGAAGGAGCACAATACGAAACAAGCAGAGCTGAAGACTCTACAGG AGAAACGGCGGAAGGAAGCTGTTGCAGCAGCAGATTCAGTAGCCAGAGAGCTTGTCGACTCTCTAAATATTGG AGTTGAGAAGGCTTATCAGAATCAGAAGAAACTCGACTCGGAAGCGAAGTGCCTTCAAATGCACGCTT CTCGATTTATTAGACAAGCACAACAGTGGCTGGCAATGGTGGAAGGATTTAACCAGGCTCTGAAG GAATTGGGTGATGTTGAAAATTGGGCAAGAACGATCGAGTCTGACATGAGAGACATAGCAGCAGGACTCGAGCATGCATACAAAG GTGAAGTATCAAGCACAACACTTGAATCCGACTCACTCTCGTCACAGACGTCTCTCAAACACCAGAAAGAATTCTTATAG